The Mytilus galloprovincialis chromosome 4, xbMytGall1.hap1.1, whole genome shotgun sequence genome contains a region encoding:
- the LOC143073645 gene encoding uncharacterized protein LOC143073645: protein MEDTEENKNNNKSENNENEEDIDFESMGKQELEKHLVVAAKNGRIERVKQLLQRGASPDAKEYNRSLFYASENYNTPLQNAASEGFHELTRVLIENEADINAGDRFDVTALHMAAEGGHVRCVELLLEGGADCNIGTKYSKYGSYTAFPHPGGTTPLHLASVHNHLECVKALIWHGADYNAVDEYGRTSLYLAAAAAFEDCVHAHLNNAIWKDILSLPVKGTGAGPGQEIGNTPLHECVKHKLVTCIRALLKRGSDVNHLNAAGFSPLHLAVKAGEGFSMPVLRELVANGYNTDVNIPDSQGYTPLHYACFHENNMQERRPEVARLLIAYGANVDIKISGADRATLLTQELRSPFADLSILKYIVKTMVVLPSPDTVRMIGPSTVGLHMDLATRRRLMMADSQNHFEKVRWFKNECRTPRSLQHLCRYSVRKTITVKRIGQLRTLKIPNTLKDYLLFNDGDED, encoded by the exons ATGGAGGACACCGAAGAAAATAAGAATAACAACAAAAGCGAAAACAATGAAAACGAAGAAGATATTGACTTTGAATCAATGGGAAAGCAGGAATTAGAAAAACATTTAGTGGTTGCTGCAAAAAATGGCAGAATAGAGAGAGTCAAGCAACTGTTACAAAGAGGAGCATCACCTGATGCCAAGGAATATAACAGGAGTCTGTTTTACGCTTCTGAAAACTACAACACACCACTGCAAAATGCTGCATCGGAAGGCTTTCATGAATTGACACGGGTCCTTATTGAAAATGAAG CTGATATAAATGCTGGGGACCGATTTGACGTAACAGCCCTTCACATGGCAGCTGAAGGAGGCCATGTTAGATGTGTAGAACTTCTGTTAGAAGGTGGTGCTGATTGTAACATTGGAACTAAGTACTCCAAATATGGCTCATATACAG CATTTCCACACCCAGGAGGTACAACACCACTACATTTAGCCTCGGTTCACAACCATCTTGAATGTGTGAAGGCATTGATATGGCATGGTGCTGATTACAATGCGGTGGATGAGTATGGCAGGACTAGTCTATATTTAGCTGCAGCCGCTGCCTTCGAAGACTGTGTTCATGCTCATTTAAATAATGCTATCTGGAAGGATATTTTGTCATTGCCAGTGAAAGGAACAGGTGCAGGCCCAGGACAAGAAATTG GTAATACACCATTACATGAGTGTGTGAAACACAAACTGGTGACCTGTATAAGAGCACTGCTAAAAAGAGGATCAGATGTTAATCATCTGAATGCAGCAGGTTTCAGTCCACTACATCTGGCTGTCAAAGCTGGTGAAGGATTCTCTATGCCAGTTTTACGGGAACTGGTAGCCAACGGTTACAACACTGATGTTAATATTCCAGATTCACAAG GGTACACTCCTTTACATTATGCTTGTTTCCATGAGAACAACATGCAGGAACGTAGACCTGAGGTGGCCAGACTATTAATTGCATATGGTGCCAATGTTGACATCAAGATTTCAGGTGCTGACCGTGCTACTCTTCTAACACAAGAACTTAGAAGTCCATTTGCTGACttatcaatattgaaatatatagtgaaaacaaTGGTAGTTCTACCTAGTCCAGACACTGTGAGAATGATTGGTCCCTCGACTGTAGGCCTCCACATGGATCTAGCTACAAGACGACGTCTAATGATGGCTGATTCACAAAATCATTTTGAGAAAGTCAGATGGTTTAAGAATGAGTGCCGAACACCCAGATCACTCCAGCATCTGTGTCGATATTCTGTCAGAAAAACAATCACAGTGAAAAGAATTGGCCAGCTTCGTACATTGAAAATACCAAATACATTAAAAGACTATTTATTGTTTAATGATGGAGATGAAGACTGA
- the LOC143073646 gene encoding charged multivesicular body protein 3-like isoform X1 produces MDLQNNEKQQTKIKERHRVNEWTHKLRKEGFNIDRQIKGIQREEEKAKRHLKDAAKKGEKGACKILATEIVKSRKVVNKLYASKAHMNSVSMNMKNQLATLRIAGALEKSTDVMKSMQALIKLPEIQQTMMEMSKEMMKAGILEEMIEDTMEGLDDEDMDEEIDTEVAKVLDELTSGVLDKAPDALHDTLPSATVEAEGATALSEDEGEEDLTSRLEALKS; encoded by the exons ATGGATTTACAAAACAACGAAAAGCAACAGACGAAGATAAAAGAACGACATCGA GTGAATGAATGGACGCATAAATTACGTAAAGAAGGTTTTAACATAGACCGACAGATCAAAG GTATACAAAGGGAGGAAGAGAAGGCAAAACGGCATTTGAAAGATGCAGCCAAAAAAGGAGAAAAGGGAGCTTGTAAAATCCTGGCTACTGAAATTGTCAAATCACGAAAAGTTGTGAATAAACTATATGCATCAAAGGCACATATGAATTCTGTATCTATGAACATGAAAAATCAACTAg CAACATTAAGAATAGCTGGAGCTCTTGAGAAAAGTACAGATGTGATGAAAAGTATGCAGGCATTAATTAAACTACCAGAAATACAACAAACTATGATGGAAATGTCAAAAGAAATGATgaag GCAGGTATATTGGAGGAAATGATAGAAGATACAATGGAAGGCTTAGATGATGAAGATATGGATGAGGAAATTGATACAGAAGTTGCCAAAGTTTTAGATGAACTAACAAGTG GTGTACTGGATAAGGCACCTGATGCCCTACATGACACACTACCATCAGCAACAGTAGAGGCAGAGGGCGCCACTGCATTAAGTGAAGACGAGGGAGAGGAAGATCTGACGAGTCGATTGGAAGCTTTAAAGAGCTAA
- the LOC143073646 gene encoding charged multivesicular body protein 3-like isoform X2, whose protein sequence is MGLFGKSNEKSPKDMVNEWTHKLRKEGFNIDRQIKGIQREEEKAKRHLKDAAKKGEKGACKILATEIVKSRKVVNKLYASKAHMNSVSMNMKNQLATLRIAGALEKSTDVMKSMQALIKLPEIQQTMMEMSKEMMKAGILEEMIEDTMEGLDDEDMDEEIDTEVAKVLDELTSGVLDKAPDALHDTLPSATVEAEGATALSEDEGEEDLTSRLEALKS, encoded by the exons ATGGGCCTGTTTGggaaatcaaatgaaaaatcgcCAAAAGATATG GTGAATGAATGGACGCATAAATTACGTAAAGAAGGTTTTAACATAGACCGACAGATCAAAG GTATACAAAGGGAGGAAGAGAAGGCAAAACGGCATTTGAAAGATGCAGCCAAAAAAGGAGAAAAGGGAGCTTGTAAAATCCTGGCTACTGAAATTGTCAAATCACGAAAAGTTGTGAATAAACTATATGCATCAAAGGCACATATGAATTCTGTATCTATGAACATGAAAAATCAACTAg CAACATTAAGAATAGCTGGAGCTCTTGAGAAAAGTACAGATGTGATGAAAAGTATGCAGGCATTAATTAAACTACCAGAAATACAACAAACTATGATGGAAATGTCAAAAGAAATGATgaag GCAGGTATATTGGAGGAAATGATAGAAGATACAATGGAAGGCTTAGATGATGAAGATATGGATGAGGAAATTGATACAGAAGTTGCCAAAGTTTTAGATGAACTAACAAGTG GTGTACTGGATAAGGCACCTGATGCCCTACATGACACACTACCATCAGCAACAGTAGAGGCAGAGGGCGCCACTGCATTAAGTGAAGACGAGGGAGAGGAAGATCTGACGAGTCGATTGGAAGCTTTAAAGAGCTAA